DNA sequence from the Pseudomonadota bacterium genome:
GATTGCCGAGCGCGCGGCGGCGGCCGGCTATAATGCGCTGGTGGTCACCATCGATTGCCAGCTCGTCGGCAACCGTGAGCGTGACACCGCGAACGGATTCACCATCCCACCGCGGCTCAGCGCCGGTGAGGTTGCCGGCATGGCGTTCAAGCTGCCCTGGCTGATGCGCATGCGCAGCGCCATCCCCAAGATAACCTTCGGCAATTACCGGCGGCCCGGAAGCGGCGAAGATCTCACCGCGCTCGCCCATCGCATGCTGTCTCTGCCCGATCCCGGCTTTACCTGGGCCGATATCGAATGGCTGCGCGGGGTGTGGCAAGGCCCTCTAATTCTCAAGGGTGTTCTCCACCCGAAAGACGCCGCCGAAGCGGTAGCGCATGGTGTTGACGGCGTGATCGTATCCAATCATGGCGGGCGCCAGCTAGATGGCGCGGCGGCGGCGTTCGATGCGCTGCCCGGCATCGCCGAGGCGGCCGCCGGCGGCACAGCGGTGCTGCTGGATGGCGGCATTCGCCGTGGCAGTCATGTCGTCAAGGCGCTGGCGCTCGGCGCCGATTGCTGCCTCATTGGGCGAGCGCAGCTATGGGCGCTCGCAGTTGCCGGTGAAGCCGGCGTTGCTCATGCGTTGGAAATTTTTCGCCGCGAGATCGATCTCACGATGGGTTTGTCCGGGCTCTCGTCCATCGAAGCGATCGGCCCCGATATCCTGTTGAAGCGGGACGATTAAACGCCGGCGATGAAAGCGAGTTGCGGTCTTGCAGTGCGCAAATACAATCATCAAATAGGACTGAATGAGCAGGCGTATTTTTCGCGATTGCTCATGTAGCGACCGTCCTGAAACTAATCCCACCAAAAAGCTAAAAAGGAGATATCCATGGCTGTTACCATTCTGCTCGAAGTCAAGGCGAAAAAGGGCACCGGCAACGACTTGCTGGCGACGATGAAGGCGATTTTGCCCGACACCCGCAGCTATGACGGCTGCATCAGTTTGAATGTCTATCAGAATCAAGACGATAGCGATGTGATCGCGCTCGCCGAGAATTTTGAAAGCAAAGCGCATTACGAAAAATATGTTGCCTGGCGCGTGGAAACCGGTGTCATGCAACAGCTTGGTGACGCTCTGGCCGAGCCGCCGAGCATCCGCTTTTTCGATCTGACCGACGCATAAGGCA
Encoded proteins:
- a CDS encoding alpha-hydroxy acid oxidase, producing MSARVPRWQRRAINVAAFRAQAQRALPRAVFDFVDGGAGDETTMRRNVSAFDSVQIMPRPLTGASERDLSISLFGQQLSMPVMVAPTGLAGLLWPDGEAASARAAAAAGTAYCLSHGSVCTLEELAATGAAPRWMQTYIYKDRELTREIAERAAAAGYNALVVTIDCQLVGNRERDTANGFTIPPRLSAGEVAGMAFKLPWLMRMRSAIPKITFGNYRRPGSGEDLTALAHRMLSLPDPGFTWADIEWLRGVWQGPLILKGVLHPKDAAEAVAHGVDGVIVSNHGGRQLDGAAAAFDALPGIAEAAAGGTAVLLDGGIRRGSHVVKALALGADCCLIGRAQLWALAVAGEAGVAHALEIFRREIDLTMGLSGLSSIEAIGPDILLKRDD
- a CDS encoding antibiotic biosynthesis monooxygenase, with protein sequence MAVTILLEVKAKKGTGNDLLATMKAILPDTRSYDGCISLNVYQNQDDSDVIALAENFESKAHYEKYVAWRVETGVMQQLGDALAEPPSIRFFDLTDA